The DNA window AGATCCCAAAGAGAAGATTGATATTGGGCTGCCTCCACCCAAAGTCTCCCGGACCCAACAGCTACTGGAACGGAAACAGGTCATCCGGAATCTTCGGGCCAACGTAGAAGAGGAGCGGGCTGCCCGCCTCCGCACAGGTAAGCCTTCTCAGGGGAGGCGCCATCCCAGAGTTGGGGTACAGGGTGTGTCCCTGCCCCCCTGTATCCCAACTGTCCTTATTCCTGTCCAGCCAGTGTCCCACTGGATGCCGTGCGGGCCGAGTGGGAGAGAACCTGTGGCCCCTACCATAAGCAGCGTCTGGCTGAATATTATGGCCTCTACCGAGACCTGTTCCATGGTGCCACCTTTGTGCCCCGAGTTCCCCTGCATGTGGCCTACGCTGTGGGTGAGGACGACCTGATACCTGTGTACTGTGGCAATGAGGTGACTCCAACCGAGGTAACCGCTCACTTgtgcccctcctccctgccctgtgCAAACACAGACACATCCCATCTCAGTGTCACAGACGCTCCTGGGTTTGGAATTTTGTTGTTCTCTGTTTCTTTGATTTCCTGGAAGACAACACCATgacaatttcaaagaaaatagaacaaaatgaaggaaaaagaggcTCCATCTTAGCACATTCCTGTGACCGGCCTGCTGTCTGTGGTGTGCCCTCCTGCCCAGGCCTTGGCACAGTTCTTTTTGTGGTTGTTGCCTGGACAGGCAACTCTGCAGGGCTCCTTCTCTACGCATCcctttgcctgcctgcctgtgccAAGGGCTGTCAAGGGCATTTGGGTCAGAGTGGGTACCCCTTTCTCCAGGGCTCCCTGCAACAGCTGGTCTGTCCCTGGTGGGGCTGAcagcttccttctctccctgccaGGCTGCCCAAGCACCAGAGGTGACCTATGAGGCCGAAGAGAGCTCCTTGTGGACGTTGCTACTCACTAGCTTGGGTGGGTGTCTGGGGTTCACCAAGCCCCCTGCCCCGCTCACCTCCCATGAGCCAGGGccctggggagctgggggaggggccaggtggagatcTCCAGCGCTGGCTCCTAACAAGGGAGGGGGCGGCAGGGCCATGGTCGGCAGGGCGGTGATCAGCAGGTGTGTTTTTGTGCAGATGGGCACCTGCTGGAGCCGGATGCTGAGTACCTCCACTGGCTGCTGTGAGTACGGGGGGTAGGGGGGTGCTGCCCAGGCGGGAGGAGGACCTGGAAGCCTGGACCGAGCTGCTCCTGAGTTTCATAGACTACCCATGGGACTTGAATTCACCTCCTGCCTCAGGAGGTGACCCCCGCCTCTACCTCCTGAGGGTGTTAGGGGCCCTGGGATCCCCGTGTCTACTTGAAGACAGCTACAGGAGACAAAGTTTGCAGTAGGCCTCGGTCAGTCCCCACAAGCCgcctcatcttttcttttcttttttttctttttttttttttttttttgagacagggtctcactctgtcccccaggctggagtacagtggtgcaatcatggctaattgcagcctctaactcctggactcaggtgctcctcccacctcagtctcctgagtagctgggactacatgtgcaagccactacacccagctaatttttggtttttttatacagacagggtttcaccatgttgcccaggctggtctcctgagctggagagctcaagcgatctgcccacctccgcctcccaaagtgctaggattacaagcatgagccaccatgcctggccccttcgTCTCTCTAAACtcatttcttcacctgtaaaactgGGATAATGGCACCACATACCTTACTCAACCTGACCTGTGGACTGTGATGGTCACATGAGAGAAGTAGCAGGACAGGCCTGGCAGCTGTGGCGTCTCCCAAGTGCTCCTTGAACCACTGGGCACTTCTTCCCTGGGCCCAGACGAGGCTGCCTTCTATCTTTTCGGTAGCTTTTGGCTCTGAACACCAGGCCAGGGGGCAGAAGTCAGGCCAGTGACCCCAACTTTGAGCCTTCTGGTTAATTGGGGACAGTGACTGGGAGGCTGGtttctgtcatttttattcaACTGCAGTTACCAACCTGTGCAGCAGGACCCTCTGGGGAGTTATGCCTGAGGCATTGGCCGTCCCTGTGCCAGGCTGGGCACACAATCCCCGACGAGGTCCTGGAGACTTCAGGACGCAGAGGGAAAAGCAGCCAAAAGTGGCATGGCTTTCTAGCCTCAGTGACTGTGGCTGGCCCCCTGGCTCCCGGGCCTGGAAGCAGGCTGCATGGCCTTGCTGTCAAGGTGACGCTCTCTGGAGCCCTGTCCCCCACTCGGAGCTCCTCCAGCCCGCTTCCCATGTTTGCAGTATGTCCAGGCATTCACAGAGCTTGGCTGCCTCCTCTGTCCTAGGAAAGAGAGTGCTTAGAGTTGTTGTCTCAGGGAGTCATGTCAGCCTCTACGGTGTGTGTGGAGCTGGGGGGACACTCCTGCTGCCTCCCTGGAGTGGTTATGAATGGAGACTTTCCTCCTCCCAGAACCAATATCCCGGGTAACCGGGTGGCTGAAGGACAGGTGACGTGTCCCTACCTCCCCCCCTTCCCTGCCCGAGGCTCCGGCATCCACCGTCTTGCTTTCCTGCTCTTCAAGCAGGACCAGCCGATTGACTTCTCCGAGGACGCACGCCCCTCACCCTGGTAATCTACACCCCCAACACATAACCCGGCCTCAGGCCAGCTCCCCTGGAATGGTCACTCTTGCTCAGTTCTCTCCGACCTCAGCCTTGAGGCTGGCAGAAGAGCAGAACAGGGTGCTAGCAGCGTCCCAGGGGCCCCTCAGGGTTGCCTGTGGGGTGGAGGGGTGAGGGCTCTGGTGCCCACTCTCCACTCTCACATGCTCTCCATCTTACAGCTATCAGCTGGCCCAGCGGACCTTCCGCACTTTTGATTTCTACAAGAAACACCAAGAAGCCATGACTCCAGCCGGCTTGTCGTTCTTCCAGTGCCGCTGGGATGACTCCGTCACCCACATCTTCCACCAACTTCTGGGTAAGGGCCATGGGGCTGGGGCACTGGGTGGGCCTGAGCTCCCAGGCCTCGCCTGCCCTGCCAGGGAGAAGCTTTGTTAGGGGAAGGCTGCGGCAGGCTCCTGGTGGGCAGGCCTCAGCCTGAGGGGGCGCAGGCCACAGGAGACCACCCCTGTGCCCCTCGCTCTTCTTGCAGACATGCGGGA is part of the Chlorocebus sabaeus isolate Y175 chromosome 16, mChlSab1.0.hap1, whole genome shotgun sequence genome and encodes:
- the MRPL38 gene encoding large ribosomal subunit protein mL38 isoform X2, which gives rise to MPNQDIDVSNLERLEKYRSFDRYRRQAEQEAKAPHWWRTYWEHFGEKTDPKEKIDIGLPPPKVSRTQQLLERKQVIRNLRANVEEERAARLRTASVPLDAVRAEWERTCGPYHKQRLAEYYGLYRDLFHGATFVPRVPLHVAYAVGEDDLIPVYCGNEVTPTEAAQAPEVTYEAEESSLWTLLLTSLDGHLLEPDAEYLHWLLTNIPGNRVAEGQVTCPYLPPFPARGSGIHRLAFLLFKQDQPIDFSEDARPSPCYQLAQRTFRTFDFYKKHQEAMTPAGLSFFQCRWDDSVTHIFHQLLDMREPVFEFVRPPPYHPKQKRFPHRQPLRYLDRYRDSHEPTYGIY
- the MRPL38 gene encoding large ribosomal subunit protein mL38 isoform X1; the protein is MTQAGGKMAAPWWRAALCGCRRGRAFSTSAVLGRRTPPLGPMPNQDIDVSNLERLEKYRSFDRYRRQAEQEAKAPHWWRTYWEHFGEKTDPKEKIDIGLPPPKVSRTQQLLERKQVIRNLRANVEEERAARLRTASVPLDAVRAEWERTCGPYHKQRLAEYYGLYRDLFHGATFVPRVPLHVAYAVGEDDLIPVYCGNEVTPTEAAQAPEVTYEAEESSLWTLLLTSLDGHLLEPDAEYLHWLLTNIPGNRVAEGQVTCPYLPPFPARGSGIHRLAFLLFKQDQPIDFSEDARPSPCYQLAQRTFRTFDFYKKHQEAMTPAGLSFFQCRWDDSVTHIFHQLLDMREPVFEFVRPPPYHPKQKRFPHRQPLRYLDRYRDSHEPTYGIY